The following proteins are encoded in a genomic region of Sander lucioperca isolate FBNREF2018 chromosome 23, SLUC_FBN_1.2, whole genome shotgun sequence:
- the kbtbd2 gene encoding kelch repeat and BTB domain-containing protein 2 — protein sequence MSDLSERRPVNTDYAVSLLEQLKFFYEQKLLTDVVLLVEDTEFPCHKMVLATCSSYFRAMFMSGLSESKQTHVHLRNVDPATLQIIITYAYTGNLAISDSTVEPLYETACFLQVENVLLQCRDYLVKKINAENCVRMLSIGDMFSCSELKQSAKRMVEHKFPMVYRQEAFLQLSHELLIDVLSSDNLNVEKEETVREAAMLWLEYNMEARSQHLSSVLSQIRIDALSEVTQRAWFQGLPPNDKSVVVQGLYKSMPKFFKPRLGMTKEEMLIFMEAMSETSDAYVMAGALPTTVVCYSPQAEKVYKLNNPPGDLQKVGTLVTPDNDVFIAGGQIPLKNSVTNHGKSGKLQAVFRSVDSFFWFDAQQNAWVPKTPMLCARIKPSLVYCDGYIYAIGGDNVGGELNKRTVERYDCEKDEWSMMSPLPFAWNWSTSVAAHDCIYVMTHDLMYCYFPRADTWVEMAMRKTSRCFASAAAFGDLIFYIGGLHVVSNSGIRLPTSTIDGSSVTVEIYDVNKNEWRLAANIPAKRYSDPCVRAVVLLNSLCIFMRETHMNERAKYAIYQYDMELDRWYLRQPVSERVLWDLGKDFRCAVGKLYPSCLEESPWKPPTYLFSPDGAEEFEVDGELVTLPHV from the exons GGCGATGTTCATGAGCGGCCTCAGCGAGAGCAAACAGACCCACGTCCACCTGCGGAACGTGGACCCGGCCACCCTGCAGATCATCATCACCTACGCCTACACGGGCAACCTGGCCATCAGCGACAGCACCGTGGAGCCGCTCTACGAGACCGCCTGCTTCCTTCAG GTGGAGAATGTCTTGCTGCAGTGCAGAGACTACCTGGTGAAGAAGATAAATGCTGAGAACTGCGTCCGCATGCTGAGCATCGGCGACATGTTCAGTTGCAGCGAGCTGAAGCAGAGCGCCAAGCGCATGGTGGAGCACAAGTTCCCCATGGTGTACAGGCAGGAGGCCTTCCTTCAGCTCTCCCACGAGCTGTTGATAGACGTCCTGAGCAGCGACAACCTCAACGTGGAGAAGGAGGAGACGGTGCGCGAGGCGGCCATGCTGTGGTTGGAGTACAACATGGAGGCGCGCTCGCAGCACCTGTCCTCCGTGCTCAGTCAGATCCGCATCGACGCGCTGTCCGAGGTGACGCAGCGCGCCTGGTTCCAGGGTCTGCCGCCCAACGACAAGTCTGTGGTGGTGCAGGGCCTCTACAAGTCCATGCCCAAGTTCTTCAAGCCTCGGTTAGGCATGACCAAGGAGGAGATGCTGATCTTCATGGAGGCCATGTCGGAAACGAGCGACGCGTACGTGATGGCTGGGGCCTTGCCTACCACAGTAGTGTGTTACAGCCCACAGGCGGAGAAAGTGTACAAGCTGAACAACCCCCCAGGGGACCTGCAGAAGGTGGGGACCCTTGTTACGCCAGACAATGATGTGTTCATCGCCGGTGGACAGATCCCTCTCAAAAACTCTGTCACCAACCACGGCAAGAGTGGCAAGTTACAGGCGGTCTTCCGCTCAGTCGATAGCTTCTTCTGGTTTGACGCCCAGCAGAACGCCTGGGTACCCAAAACCCCCATGCTGTGTGCGCGAATCAAGCCCTCCCTGGTCTACTGCGACGGCTACATCTATGCAATCGGGGGAGATAACGTCGGGGGAGAGCTGAACAAGCGCACGGTGGAGCGCTACGACTGCGAGAAGGACGAGTGGAGCATGATGAGCCCCCTGCCCTTCGCCTGGAACTGGAGCACCTCGGTGGCGGCGCACGACTGCATCTACGTGATGACCCACGACCTGATGTACTGCTACTTCCCCCGGGCCGACACCTGGGTGGAGATGGCCATGCGCAAGACGAGCCGCTGCTTCGCCTCCGCTGCTGCTTTTGGCGACCTCATTTTCTACATCGGCGGCCTCCACGTGGTCAGCAACTCTGGCATCCGCTTGCCCACGAGCACCATCGACGGCTCCTCTGTCACCGTGGAGATCTACGACGTCAACAAGAACGAGTGGCGCCTGGCCGCCAACATCCCTGCCAAGCGTTACTCGGACCCGTGCGTGCGGGCAGTGGTGCTGCTCAACTCGCTGTGCATCTTCATGCGCGAAACCCACATGAACGAGCGTGCCAAGTACGCCATCTATCAGTACGACATGGAGCTGGACCGCTGGTACCTGCGGCAGCCCGTGTCCGAACGCGTGCTCTGGGATCTGGGCAAGGACTTCCGCTGTGCGGTGGGGAAGCTGTACCCCTCCTGCCTGGAGGAGTCCCCCTGGAAACCCCCAACCTACCTCTTCTCCCCCGACGGAGCCGAGGAGTTCGAGGTGGACGGGGAGCTGGTGACCCTCCCTCACGTATAG